One window of Streptomyces sp. FIT100 genomic DNA carries:
- a CDS encoding ROK family protein → MRHVIALDVGGTGMKAALVGADGALLHEARRATGRERGPDAVVETILGFAAELRAYGEERYGESALAAGVAVPGIVDAEHGIAVYAANLGWRDVPLRGLLGERLGGIPVALGHDVRTGGLAEGRIGAGRGADRFLFVPLGTGIAGAIGIGGAIEAGAHGYAGEIGHIVVRPGGPECGCGQHGCLETLASAGAVSRNWAAASGDPGADAADCAKAVESGDTGAVRVWQDAVDALADGLVTALTLLDPRTLIIGGGLAEAGETLFTPLRAAVEARVTFQKLPAIVPAALGDTAGCLGAGLLAWDLLTDQLNSEVTA, encoded by the coding sequence GTGAGACACGTCATCGCCCTCGATGTGGGCGGCACCGGGATGAAGGCCGCCCTCGTCGGGGCGGACGGGGCACTGCTCCACGAGGCGCGGCGCGCGACTGGCCGGGAGCGAGGCCCCGACGCCGTCGTGGAGACGATCCTCGGCTTCGCCGCCGAGCTGCGCGCCTACGGCGAGGAGCGGTACGGCGAGAGCGCCCTCGCCGCAGGGGTCGCCGTCCCCGGCATCGTCGACGCGGAGCACGGCATCGCCGTCTACGCGGCGAACCTCGGCTGGCGCGACGTCCCGCTGCGCGGCCTCCTCGGCGAGCGGCTCGGCGGCATCCCCGTCGCGCTCGGCCACGACGTCCGCACCGGCGGCCTCGCCGAGGGGCGGATCGGGGCGGGCCGCGGCGCCGACCGGTTCCTGTTCGTACCGCTCGGCACCGGGATCGCCGGCGCCATCGGCATCGGCGGCGCCATCGAGGCAGGGGCGCACGGATACGCGGGCGAGATCGGCCACATCGTCGTCCGGCCCGGCGGGCCCGAGTGCGGCTGCGGGCAGCACGGCTGCCTGGAGACCCTCGCGTCGGCCGGTGCCGTGTCGCGGAACTGGGCGGCGGCGAGCGGCGACCCCGGCGCGGACGCGGCCGACTGCGCCAAGGCCGTCGAGTCCGGTGACACCGGCGCCGTACGCGTATGGCAGGACGCGGTCGACGCGCTCGCAGACGGGCTGGTCACCGCGCTCACCCTGCTGGATCCCCGCACCCTGATCATCGGTGGCGGGCTGGCCGAGGCAGGAGAAACCTTGTTCACACCGCTGCGGGCCGCGGTGGAGGCGCGGGTGACCTTCCAGAAACTGCCCGCCATCGTCCCGGCGGCCCTCGGGGACACCGCGGGCTGCCTGGGCGCGGGGCTCCTCGCCTGGGACCTGCTGACCGATCAACTCAACTCGGAGGTAACCGCCTGA
- a CDS encoding DUF3263 domain-containing protein, giving the protein MTDVEELSERDRAVLRLERTDWPGPGAKERVVREQLGMSPTRYYQLLNALLDDPRALAHDPVTVNRLRRVRDARRERR; this is encoded by the coding sequence ATGACCGATGTCGAGGAGCTTTCCGAGCGCGACCGCGCCGTCCTGCGCCTGGAGCGCACCGACTGGCCCGGCCCCGGTGCGAAGGAGCGCGTCGTACGGGAGCAGCTGGGGATGTCGCCCACCCGCTACTACCAGCTGCTCAACGCCCTCCTCGACGACCCCCGGGCCCTCGCCCACGACCCCGTCACCGTCAACCGTCTGCGACGAGTACGGGACGCCCGGCGCGAGCGCCGATAG
- the otsB gene encoding trehalose-phosphatase, with product MGSQLPEPITPAGRDGLAAILERPRDTVVALDFDGTLAEIVPDPEQARAHPGAVPAIAALAPRVASVAVLTGRPVGVAVRYGGFAGVPGLEHLVVLGHYGAERWDAVSGTVDAPAPHPGVAAVRAELPGFLDSLGAWEGIWIEEKGRAVAVHTRRAADPQAAFDALREPVAELAARHGLIVEPGRLVLELRPPGVDKGVALFEYVREHQAGAVLYAGDDLGDLAAYAAVEKLRSDGVPGLLLCSGSAEIPELAERADVLLPGPAEVVAYLAALAERLPRP from the coding sequence ATGGGGAGCCAACTGCCGGAGCCGATCACGCCCGCCGGACGTGACGGCCTCGCCGCGATTCTCGAACGGCCGCGGGACACCGTGGTCGCCCTGGACTTCGATGGCACGCTCGCCGAGATCGTGCCCGACCCCGAGCAGGCCCGCGCCCATCCCGGCGCCGTCCCCGCGATCGCCGCGCTCGCGCCGCGCGTGGCGTCCGTGGCCGTGCTGACCGGCCGCCCGGTCGGCGTCGCCGTGCGGTACGGCGGCTTCGCCGGGGTCCCGGGACTGGAGCACCTCGTCGTGCTCGGGCACTACGGCGCCGAGCGCTGGGACGCCGTCAGCGGCACGGTCGACGCGCCCGCCCCGCATCCCGGCGTCGCCGCCGTCCGGGCCGAGCTGCCCGGGTTCCTCGACTCGCTCGGCGCCTGGGAAGGCATCTGGATCGAGGAGAAGGGCCGCGCGGTCGCCGTCCACACCCGCCGCGCCGCCGACCCGCAGGCCGCCTTCGATGCCCTGCGCGAGCCCGTTGCCGAGCTGGCCGCCCGGCACGGGCTGATCGTCGAGCCGGGCCGGCTCGTCCTGGAGCTGCGCCCGCCCGGTGTCGACAAGGGCGTCGCGCTCTTCGAGTACGTGCGCGAGCACCAGGCCGGAGCCGTCCTGTACGCGGGCGACGACCTCGGCGATCTCGCCGCCTACGCCGCCGTCGAGAAGCTCCGCTCCGACGGGGTGCCCGGGCTGCTGCTGTGCAGCGGCAGCGCCGAGATCCCGGAGCTCGCCGAGCGCGCCGACGTGCTGCTCCCGGGACCGGCCGAGGTCGTCGCGTACCTCGCCGCCCTCGCCGAGCGCCTGCCCCGCCCGTAG
- the nagA gene encoding N-acetylglucosamine-6-phosphate deacetylase, translating to MADRMVLTGARVVLPTGVVENGRVIVDGTRIAGHAPVDAPGTDFSGHWLVPGFVDMHNHGGGGASFTSGSAQDVLTGVRTHLEHGTTTLVASTVTGDMDFLTHRAGFLSELVEQGDLAGIHFEGPFISPCRKGAHSEKLLRDPDPAEVRKLLDAARGTAKMVTLATELPGGIESVRLLAEHGVIAAIGHTDATYEQTVEAIEAGATVATHLFNAMPALGHRAPGPIAALLEDERITVELINDGTHLHPAALELAFHRAGARRVAFITDAMDAAGFGDGIYHLGPLEVEVKDGVARLVEGGSIAGSTLTLDTAFRRAATVDRLPVEDIVRAISANPARLLGVYDRVGSLEPGKDADMVVLDADFTLKGVMRKGAWVVEPVLS from the coding sequence ATGGCCGACCGGATGGTTCTCACAGGCGCCCGGGTGGTGCTGCCCACCGGGGTCGTCGAGAACGGGCGGGTGATCGTCGACGGGACCCGGATCGCCGGGCACGCCCCCGTCGACGCACCCGGCACCGACTTCTCCGGCCACTGGCTGGTCCCCGGTTTCGTGGACATGCACAACCACGGCGGCGGTGGCGCGTCCTTCACCTCCGGCAGCGCGCAGGACGTGCTCACCGGCGTACGGACGCACCTGGAGCACGGCACCACGACGCTCGTCGCCTCCACCGTCACCGGCGACATGGACTTCCTGACCCACCGGGCCGGGTTCCTGTCCGAGCTGGTCGAGCAGGGCGACCTGGCCGGCATCCACTTCGAGGGGCCGTTCATCTCCCCCTGCCGCAAGGGCGCGCACAGCGAGAAGCTGCTGCGCGACCCCGACCCCGCGGAGGTGCGCAAGCTGCTCGACGCGGCGCGCGGCACGGCGAAGATGGTCACCCTCGCGACCGAGCTGCCGGGCGGCATCGAGTCCGTACGCCTGCTCGCCGAGCACGGCGTGATCGCGGCGATCGGGCACACCGACGCGACGTACGAGCAGACGGTGGAGGCGATCGAGGCGGGCGCCACCGTCGCGACCCACCTCTTCAACGCGATGCCGGCGCTCGGGCACCGGGCGCCCGGTCCGATCGCCGCGCTGCTGGAGGACGAGCGGATCACCGTCGAACTGATCAACGACGGCACGCATCTGCACCCGGCGGCGCTGGAGCTGGCGTTCCACCGCGCGGGCGCGCGGCGGGTCGCGTTCATCACGGACGCGATGGACGCGGCGGGCTTCGGCGACGGGATCTACCACCTCGGACCGCTGGAGGTCGAGGTCAAGGACGGGGTCGCGCGGCTGGTGGAGGGCGGCTCGATCGCCGGGTCCACGCTCACGCTGGACACCGCCTTCCGGCGGGCGGCGACCGTCGACCGGCTGCCGGTCGAGGACATCGTGCGGGCGATCTCGGCCAATCCGGCGCGGCTGCTCGGCGTCTACGACAGGGTCGGCTCGCTGGAGCCGGGCAAGGACGCCGACATGGTGGTGCTGGACGCGGACTTCACGCTCAAGGGCGTGATGCGCAAGGGCGCGTGGGTGGTCGAACCGGTCCTGTCGTAG
- a CDS encoding DUF11 domain-containing protein, whose protein sequence is MTTGGTVPGCPDTPGDTAAPCAGGAAGRGGAGQVVLPPGAQVAYARLFWGGNDGTYRDRDPESSVLQRCAATGADDVTRSPGAPLAAVPAIGVNGAAPTAVDAENLVRDQESATGPHYYTGEADVTDAFDGVTGTGSPMPVAVGGVWTAAGRGCVAGWSLTVVYAYDGPDATYAPERRHVSVHGGHVLRRPPSATSTTAVPVGGFQRAGGKVRTSVTAFRGDRENLSVDDEEFDLPKSALGSVPYTVEPGRGRNGTTGGTYLASALAVSAPVADLEISKTASQTWVKPGDMVTYTITAKNTGASDLPEVRFTDDLAENLDDAVYDDNARASAGRVAYKEPRLTYSGALAAGESVTVTYSVTIDEEGTGDGRLRNTVVADTARSNCEEGSEDGPCAVTPEVGRRADAASGEGAAATEWDTGAGPGIGAVQGRPALPAPGPGGMPADRSAPAVGPTYGSTGQLAATGASAEQLWLLGGVAVALTAAGAIALAATRGRRRGHH, encoded by the coding sequence ATGACCACCGGCGGTACGGTCCCCGGCTGCCCGGACACCCCCGGCGACACGGCCGCTCCGTGCGCGGGCGGCGCGGCGGGCCGGGGCGGCGCCGGCCAGGTCGTGCTCCCGCCGGGCGCGCAGGTCGCGTACGCCCGCCTGTTCTGGGGCGGCAACGACGGCACGTACCGCGACCGGGACCCGGAGAGCTCGGTCCTCCAGCGCTGCGCCGCCACCGGGGCGGACGACGTGACCCGCTCCCCCGGCGCCCCGCTGGCCGCCGTCCCCGCGATCGGCGTCAACGGTGCCGCACCGACCGCAGTCGACGCCGAGAACCTGGTCAGGGACCAGGAATCGGCCACCGGGCCCCACTACTACACCGGCGAGGCCGATGTCACCGACGCCTTCGACGGGGTCACCGGCACCGGTTCCCCGATGCCGGTCGCGGTCGGCGGGGTATGGACGGCGGCGGGGCGCGGCTGCGTCGCGGGCTGGTCACTGACGGTCGTCTACGCCTACGACGGCCCGGACGCGACGTACGCCCCCGAGCGGCGCCACGTCTCCGTCCACGGCGGGCACGTCCTGCGGCGCCCCCCGTCCGCCACGTCCACGACGGCCGTGCCGGTCGGCGGCTTCCAGCGCGCCGGCGGGAAGGTCCGTACGTCCGTGACGGCCTTCCGCGGCGACCGGGAGAACCTGAGCGTCGACGACGAGGAGTTCGACCTCCCGAAGAGCGCGCTGGGGAGCGTCCCGTACACCGTCGAACCGGGCAGGGGCAGGAACGGGACGACCGGCGGCACGTACCTCGCCTCGGCGCTCGCCGTGTCCGCCCCGGTGGCCGACCTGGAGATCTCCAAGACGGCCTCGCAGACGTGGGTCAAGCCCGGCGACATGGTGACGTACACCATCACGGCGAAGAACACGGGCGCGAGCGACCTCCCCGAGGTGCGGTTCACCGACGACCTCGCCGAGAACCTCGACGACGCCGTGTACGACGACAACGCCAGGGCCTCGGCCGGGAGGGTCGCCTACAAGGAGCCCCGGCTCACCTACAGCGGCGCGCTGGCGGCCGGGGAGTCGGTGACCGTGACGTACTCGGTCACCATCGACGAGGAGGGCACCGGGGACGGCAGGCTCCGCAACACCGTGGTGGCGGACACGGCGCGGTCCAACTGCGAGGAGGGCAGCGAGGACGGGCCGTGCGCGGTGACCCCGGAGGTCGGCAGACGTGCGGACGCGGCGTCCGGCGAGGGCGCCGCGGCGACGGAGTGGGACACCGGGGCGGGCCCGGGCATCGGTGCCGTGCAGGGGCGGCCGGCCCTGCCCGCGCCGGGGCCGGGGGGCATGCCCGCCGACAGGTCGGCGCCCGCCGTCGGCCCCACGTACGGCAGCACCGGACAGCTCGCGGCCACCGGCGCCAGCGCCGAGCAGTTGTGGCTGCTCGGCGGCGTCGCCGTGGCCCTCACCGCGGCCGGCGCGATCGCACTCGCCGCGACCCGCGGCCGCCGTCGCGGCCACCACTGA
- a CDS encoding ABC transporter substrate-binding protein, which translates to MTAMVATAAMVAGLAGCGSSDEGGDVTLKLVAADYGTGAADSSQDYWDKLARAFESKNAGIKVDVDVYSWKDVDRKVAEMVEAGSAPDIAQIGAYADYVKQDKLYRTEELVSVPTQANFLPLLSDAGRVDRVQYGVPFAASTRLLFFNKDLFAAAGLEAPTTWAGIRTAAEKLKASGVEYPFALPLGSEESQAETMIWLLSGGGGYQNRSSGVYEIDSAENIDTFNWLRDNLVTPKLTGPVAPAQLDRAQAFAAFTRGEVGMLNGHPTLMQTAEKAGIDVGTVPMPGVEGKAPASMGVADWMMGFKQHGHRKEIGRFLDFAYSDTNVLEFSERYDILPVTVTASQKMEADDAHEDLQPFLEALPHSELYPFGETSWARVSASVKKNIGSAVQPEGDPAAILGRIASEAAAAEAKE; encoded by the coding sequence ATGACGGCGATGGTTGCCACGGCGGCGATGGTGGCCGGACTCGCGGGATGCGGGAGCTCCGACGAGGGCGGGGACGTGACGCTCAAGCTCGTCGCCGCCGACTACGGGACCGGCGCGGCCGACTCCTCCCAGGACTACTGGGACAAGCTGGCGCGGGCCTTCGAGTCCAAGAACGCGGGCATCAAGGTCGATGTCGACGTGTACTCGTGGAAGGACGTCGACCGCAAGGTCGCCGAGATGGTGGAGGCCGGCAGCGCCCCCGACATCGCGCAGATCGGCGCCTACGCCGACTACGTCAAGCAGGACAAGCTCTACCGCACCGAGGAACTGGTCTCCGTCCCCACCCAGGCGAACTTCCTGCCGCTCCTGAGCGACGCCGGCCGGGTCGACCGCGTCCAGTACGGCGTGCCGTTCGCGGCCAGCACGCGGCTGCTCTTCTTCAACAAGGACCTCTTCGCCGCCGCCGGGCTGGAGGCGCCCACCACCTGGGCCGGGATCCGCACGGCGGCGGAGAAGCTGAAGGCGAGCGGGGTCGAGTACCCCTTCGCGCTGCCGCTCGGCTCCGAGGAGTCGCAGGCCGAGACCATGATCTGGCTGCTCAGCGGGGGCGGTGGCTACCAGAACCGCAGCTCCGGTGTCTACGAGATCGACTCGGCCGAGAACATCGACACCTTCAACTGGCTGCGGGACAACCTCGTCACCCCGAAGCTGACCGGCCCGGTCGCCCCTGCGCAGCTCGACCGCGCCCAGGCGTTCGCGGCGTTCACACGCGGCGAGGTCGGCATGCTCAACGGCCACCCGACCCTGATGCAGACCGCCGAGAAGGCGGGCATCGACGTCGGCACGGTGCCGATGCCGGGCGTCGAGGGCAAGGCGCCGGCGTCGATGGGCGTCGCCGACTGGATGATGGGCTTCAAGCAGCACGGCCACCGCAAGGAGATCGGCCGGTTCCTGGACTTCGCGTACAGCGACACGAACGTCCTGGAGTTCTCCGAGCGCTACGACATCCTGCCGGTCACGGTCACGGCGAGCCAGAAGATGGAGGCCGACGACGCTCACGAGGACCTCCAGCCGTTCCTGGAGGCGCTCCCGCACTCGGAGCTGTACCCCTTCGGTGAGACCTCCTGGGCGAGGGTGAGCGCGAGCGTCAAGAAGAACATCGGCTCCGCGGTGCAGCCGGAAGGCGACCCGGCGGCGATCCTGGGCCGTATCGCCTCCGAGGCGGCCGCGGCCGAGGCCAAGGAATAG
- a CDS encoding CBM35 domain-containing protein, protein MTAGNNGASTPEDEDPFGYLYADGQQAGATPPRQGGYGYPGPAAAQPGVPRTSYNQVRTVGERQYGQVPQQAPYAHQPAPQYAAPETYPGGAPTRQVPVPPPGGGHGGGGHGSGRGRGPNTKGLLIAAVAVVAVVVIGIAAALATSGGDDNENPQAQGTAPADQVKPSDEPSKNTEESPAAELPKQDAATLQLGAPAALAKDVKGAEGADGAYVTGFNQVGASVTWQATIEQAGDYRLYVRYAIPAKDANATLTVNGKANTNPIGLKNFIGSSDANLEKNWQTTWAPVTLQKGKNELKLSCEAGNQCDAVLDWLEVRHG, encoded by the coding sequence ATGACGGCCGGGAACAACGGCGCGAGCACGCCCGAGGACGAGGATCCGTTCGGCTACCTGTACGCGGACGGGCAGCAGGCGGGCGCCACACCTCCCCGCCAGGGCGGCTACGGCTACCCCGGTCCGGCGGCGGCGCAGCCCGGCGTGCCCAGGACGTCGTACAACCAGGTGAGAACGGTCGGCGAGCGCCAGTACGGGCAGGTCCCGCAGCAGGCGCCGTACGCCCACCAGCCGGCCCCGCAGTACGCGGCCCCCGAGACATACCCCGGCGGCGCCCCGACCCGGCAGGTCCCGGTCCCGCCGCCCGGCGGCGGCCACGGCGGCGGCGGTCACGGCAGCGGCCGGGGCCGCGGCCCCAACACCAAGGGCCTGCTCATCGCGGCTGTCGCGGTCGTCGCGGTCGTCGTGATCGGCATCGCCGCGGCGCTCGCCACGAGCGGCGGCGACGACAACGAAAACCCCCAGGCCCAGGGCACCGCCCCCGCGGACCAGGTGAAGCCGAGCGACGAGCCCTCCAAGAACACCGAGGAGAGCCCCGCCGCCGAGCTCCCGAAGCAGGACGCCGCGACGCTCCAGCTGGGCGCGCCGGCGGCGCTGGCGAAGGACGTCAAGGGCGCGGAGGGCGCGGACGGGGCCTATGTGACCGGCTTCAACCAGGTCGGCGCCTCGGTCACCTGGCAGGCCACCATCGAGCAGGCAGGCGACTACCGGCTCTATGTGCGGTACGCGATCCCCGCGAAGGACGCCAACGCGACGCTGACGGTCAACGGCAAGGCGAACACCAACCCGATCGGCCTGAAGAACTTCATCGGTTCGTCGGACGCGAACCTGGAGAAGAACTGGCAGACCACGTGGGCGCCGGTCACCCTCCAGAAGGGCAAGAACGAGCTCAAGCTGTCCTGCGAGGCAGGCAATCAGTGCGACGCGGTCCTCGACTGGCTCGAGGTCCGGCACGGCTGA
- a CDS encoding trehalose-6-phosphate synthase — protein MVSEHADSENTDPGHHGRPERAAQVLVASNRGPVTYALREDGTLDARRGGGGLVSGLSAIGPDAGALWVCSALGDGDREAVRRGVAEPGVRMLAIDAAVHADAYNGIANSVLWFVHHMLYQTPLEPVFDAEFRRQWGAYRTYNRAFAETLAAEAAPGAAVLIQDYHLALAPGMLREHRPDLRIGHFSHTPWAPPEYFRMLPDDVAEELLLGMLGADRLGFLTERWAKTFMRTCPSVLGPYDVVPSWPKDQAPSVTVRGPGPAHGRTWIGVHGLGADAEFLRRRAHEPDVEQRMAALRDEIGAGRRVIVRVDRTELSKNIVRGLLAYRTLLDEHPEWRERVVHVAFAYPSRQDLAVYRDYTAEVSRIAAEINERYGTAGWTPVVLHVKDDFARSLAAYRLADVALVNPIRDGMNLVAKEIPVVSDAGCTLVLSREAGAYEELHEEAVVVNPYDVSGTATALHQALSLPDGERAERTKRLAAAATALPPQQWFLDQLHALEELGEGD, from the coding sequence ATGGTCTCCGAGCACGCTGACTCCGAGAACACCGATCCCGGGCACCACGGGCGTCCCGAGCGCGCGGCGCAGGTGCTCGTCGCCTCCAACCGCGGTCCCGTCACCTACGCCCTCCGCGAGGACGGCACGCTCGACGCGCGCCGCGGCGGCGGCGGACTCGTCTCCGGCCTCTCGGCGATCGGTCCCGACGCGGGCGCCCTGTGGGTGTGCTCGGCGCTCGGCGACGGCGACCGGGAGGCGGTGCGGCGCGGAGTCGCCGAGCCGGGCGTGCGGATGCTCGCGATCGACGCGGCCGTGCACGCCGACGCGTACAACGGCATCGCGAACTCGGTGCTGTGGTTCGTCCACCACATGCTGTACCAGACGCCGCTCGAGCCGGTCTTCGACGCCGAGTTCCGGCGGCAGTGGGGCGCCTACCGCACGTACAACCGCGCCTTCGCGGAGACGCTGGCGGCGGAGGCGGCGCCCGGCGCGGCCGTGCTGATCCAGGACTACCATCTGGCGCTCGCGCCCGGCATGCTCCGCGAGCACCGCCCCGACCTGCGGATCGGGCACTTCTCGCACACGCCGTGGGCGCCACCCGAGTACTTCCGGATGCTGCCGGACGACGTCGCCGAGGAGCTGCTCCTCGGGATGCTGGGGGCGGACCGGCTGGGCTTCCTCACCGAGCGGTGGGCGAAGACCTTCATGCGGACCTGCCCGTCCGTGCTGGGGCCCTACGACGTCGTGCCGTCCTGGCCGAAGGACCAGGCGCCCAGCGTCACCGTCCGCGGCCCCGGGCCCGCCCACGGCCGCACCTGGATCGGGGTGCACGGGCTGGGCGCGGACGCGGAGTTCCTGCGCCGGCGCGCGCACGAGCCGGACGTGGAGCAGCGGATGGCCGCCCTGCGCGACGAGATCGGCGCGGGCCGCCGGGTCATCGTGCGGGTCGACAGGACGGAGCTGTCCAAGAACATCGTCCGCGGCCTCCTGGCGTACCGGACGCTGCTCGACGAGCACCCCGAGTGGCGCGAGCGGGTCGTGCACGTGGCCTTCGCCTATCCGTCCCGGCAGGATCTGGCCGTCTACCGCGACTACACCGCGGAGGTCTCACGGATCGCCGCCGAGATCAACGAGCGGTACGGGACGGCCGGCTGGACACCCGTCGTCCTGCACGTCAAGGACGACTTCGCACGGTCGCTGGCCGCGTACCGGCTGGCGGACGTGGCACTGGTCAACCCGATCCGGGACGGGATGAACCTGGTCGCCAAGGAGATCCCCGTCGTCTCGGACGCCGGCTGCACGCTGGTGCTGTCGCGGGAGGCGGGCGCGTACGAGGAGCTCCACGAGGAGGCGGTCGTCGTCAACCCGTACGACGTCAGCGGCACCGCCACGGCGCTCCACCAGGCCCTGTCCCTGCCGGACGGCGAGCGCGCGGAGCGCACCAAGCGGCTGGCCGCGGCGGCGACGGCGCTGCCGCCGCAGCAGTGGTTCCTGGACCAGCTGCACGCGCTGGAGGAGCTGGGCGAGGGCGACTGA
- a CDS encoding 1-phosphofructokinase family hexose kinase — protein sequence MILTVTLNTALDLTYAVPALVPHSSHRVTEVIERPGGKGLNVARVLAALGHEAVVTGFAGGPTGAVLRELLAGVPVRDALVPVAGNTRRTLAVVDAATGDTTQLNEPGPTVTADEWAAFLGMYETLLRGADAVALCGSLPPGVHVGAYAELVRRARAAGVPALLDTSGEPLRRGLAARPELVKPNADELAQLTGARDPLRAARDARRRGARAVVASLGPDGILAATADGTWQATPPSKVLGNPTGAGDSAVAGLLSGLVESLPWPDRLTRAVALATATVLSPTAGDFDRATYEELVPRIAVTENAPAA from the coding sequence GTGATCCTGACGGTCACGCTGAACACCGCCCTCGACCTCACGTACGCCGTCCCCGCGCTCGTCCCGCACAGCTCCCACCGCGTCACCGAGGTGATTGAACGCCCCGGCGGCAAGGGCCTCAACGTCGCCCGTGTGCTCGCGGCGCTCGGCCACGAGGCGGTCGTCACCGGCTTCGCCGGCGGCCCGACGGGCGCGGTGCTGCGGGAGCTGCTGGCCGGGGTGCCGGTGCGCGACGCGCTCGTGCCGGTCGCGGGGAACACCCGCCGCACGCTGGCCGTCGTCGACGCGGCCACCGGCGACACCACCCAGCTCAATGAGCCCGGCCCGACGGTCACGGCCGACGAGTGGGCCGCCTTCCTCGGCATGTACGAGACGCTCCTGCGCGGCGCCGACGCCGTGGCCCTGTGCGGCAGCCTGCCGCCGGGCGTCCACGTCGGCGCGTACGCGGAACTGGTCCGCCGGGCCCGGGCGGCCGGTGTCCCCGCCCTGCTGGACACCAGCGGCGAGCCCCTGCGCCGCGGCCTCGCGGCCCGCCCCGAGCTGGTCAAGCCGAACGCCGACGAGCTCGCCCAGCTCACCGGCGCGCGCGACCCCCTGCGCGCGGCCCGCGACGCCCGCCGCCGCGGTGCCCGCGCGGTGGTCGCGTCCCTCGGCCCGGACGGCATCCTCGCCGCCACCGCCGACGGCACCTGGCAGGCCACCCCGCCCTCGAAGGTCCTCGGCAACCCGACGGGCGCCGGCGACTCCGCCGTCGCCGGCCTGCTCTCGGGCCTGGTGGAGTCCCTCCCCTGGCCGGACCGCCTGACCCGCGCGGTGGCCCTGGCGACGGCGACGGTCCTGTCCCCGACGGCGGGCGACTTCGACCGGGCGACGTACGAGGAGCTGGTGCCGAGGATCGCCGTGACGGAGAACGCCCCGGCGGCGTGA